The Desulfurella sp. DNA segment ACAGCACTTATGCTTTTGATTAACATTAGTGTTTGTTGTGTCTTGATGATTCATAAAATGTACGCTGTCTTGGCTAGAGCTTTTGTGTGCAGTATTTAACTTTTGATCTTTTAAAGAAGAATTTTCATTTTGTATATATTTCAATGGTTCAGATTCAA contains these protein-coding regions:
- a CDS encoding YHS domain-containing protein, translated to MEETNNQILVKHKDPVCNMWVLESDAKVLINYNGVDYYFCSIECAKTFESEPLKYIQNENSSLKDQKLNTAHKSSSQDSVHFMNHQDTTNTNVNQKHKCC